Proteins from a single region of Halorubrum sp. 2020YC2:
- a CDS encoding DHH family phosphoesterase: MAVAAPVPDLEARATDCADRLREAGRVLLASHIDADGITSAAIASTALARAGIDHEVVFEKQLDADSIAGIAAREFDVVLFTDFGSGQLDLIADHEDRGDFVPVIADHHRPADRDTRYHLNPLLEGIDGASELSGAGASYLLARALEGPDGDNRDLAALAVVGAVGDMQDSDGGLVGANESIVADGVDAGVLEARTDLDLYGRQTRPLPKLLEYASDVKIPGVSNDEAGAISFLTDLDVDVKRDGEWRRWVDLDGEERRTLASALMRRAVASGVPSDRIEALVGTSYTLVDEEPGTELRDVSEFSTLLNATARYERGDVGLAVCLGDRGDALAEARRLLRTHRQNLSEGLQWVKNEGVTHEDHLQWFDAGSRIRETIVGIVAGMAVGSPAVDRSKPVIAFAEESAEALKVSSRGSHALVRQGLDLSAVMREASQSVGGDGGGHDVAAGATIPTDERDAFLAEADRIVGEQLS; encoded by the coding sequence ATGGCAGTCGCCGCCCCCGTCCCCGACCTCGAAGCCCGCGCGACCGACTGCGCCGACCGCCTGCGCGAGGCCGGTCGGGTGCTGCTCGCCTCGCACATCGACGCCGACGGGATCACGAGCGCCGCGATAGCGTCCACCGCGCTCGCCCGGGCCGGAATCGACCACGAGGTCGTCTTCGAGAAACAGCTTGACGCCGACTCGATCGCCGGCATCGCCGCCCGCGAGTTCGACGTGGTGCTCTTCACCGACTTCGGCTCCGGCCAGCTCGACCTCATCGCGGACCACGAGGACCGCGGCGACTTCGTCCCCGTCATCGCTGACCACCACCGGCCCGCCGACCGCGACACGCGGTACCACCTCAATCCCCTGCTCGAAGGGATCGACGGCGCGAGCGAGCTGTCGGGCGCCGGCGCGAGCTACCTCCTCGCCCGCGCGCTGGAGGGGCCGGACGGCGACAACCGCGACCTCGCCGCGCTCGCGGTCGTCGGCGCGGTCGGTGACATGCAGGACTCCGACGGCGGGCTCGTCGGCGCCAACGAGTCGATCGTCGCGGACGGCGTCGACGCCGGCGTCCTCGAGGCGCGGACCGACCTCGACCTGTACGGCAGACAGACCCGCCCGCTCCCCAAGCTCTTGGAGTACGCCTCCGACGTGAAGATTCCGGGCGTCTCGAACGACGAGGCGGGGGCCATCTCCTTCCTCACCGACCTCGACGTCGACGTGAAACGCGACGGGGAGTGGCGGCGCTGGGTCGACCTCGACGGCGAGGAGCGGCGGACCCTCGCGTCGGCGCTGATGCGCCGCGCGGTCGCCTCGGGCGTCCCGTCAGACCGGATCGAGGCGCTCGTCGGCACCTCCTACACGCTGGTCGACGAGGAGCCCGGCACCGAACTCCGCGACGTCAGCGAGTTCTCCACCCTCCTCAACGCGACCGCCCGTTACGAGCGCGGCGACGTGGGCCTCGCGGTGTGTCTCGGTGACCGCGGCGACGCGCTCGCGGAGGCGCGCCGGCTCCTCCGCACCCACCGACAGAACCTCTCCGAGGGGCTTCAGTGGGTCAAAAACGAGGGCGTCACCCACGAGGACCACCTCCAGTGGTTCGACGCGGGGTCGCGCATCCGCGAGACCATCGTCGGCATCGTCGCCGGCATGGCGGTCGGCTCCCCCGCGGTCGACCGTTCGAAGCCGGTGATCGCCTTCGCGGAGGAGAGCGCCGAGGCGCTGAAGGTCTCCTCGCGCGGCTCGCACGCGCTCGTCCGGCAAGGCCTCGACCTCTCGGCGGTGATGCGCGAGGCGAGTCAGTCGGTCGGCGGCGACGGCGGCGGCCACGACGTGGCCGCGGGCGCGACTATCCCGACCGACGAGCGGGACGCGTTCCTCGCCGAGGCGGACCGGATCGTCGGCGAGCAGCTCTCCTGA
- a CDS encoding molybdopterin-dependent oxidoreductase has translation MINVTERRDVLLAAAAGVAAVASSYLFAGWTPSFVVRPVDQAVVNLTPGPVVTLAIETLGEAGHLIHIALAFAAVVGLFGAVAFAGLLLATRTDRRAAGIAVAGGGSWLLAAGLTGPSAGAVAAALSAAAVVGAGWLPPSAAPSGGDTGTVRDAPAVVDAVRRRTLAVVAGALGFVAATAVGRQALASGDDPLADAPRSEGAGARLQELDSASLAFESDGHQRMVTPIGEFYNVDIAEFDPEVTADEWSVTFTGETGSERTVDLDELIDRPVENRAVTLRCVGEDLNGRRIGNAVWTGTPIRPLLESVDPQGDCNCAMLRGEDGYYVQFPVDVLAEGFLAWGMNGRELPTSHGHPVRVLIPGHWGETNLKWLTEIELLNVEDDGYWEERGWEGTGEVTTVAKLWDEGITELDDGRIELAGHAYAGSPGVEHVEVSTDGGNSWTDADLSDPLPDADVWRQWRHVFEPGGEHEVVVRAVDGEGTRQTREASGPVPSGASGWVRRTVG, from the coding sequence GTGATCAACGTTACCGAGCGTCGAGATGTGCTCCTCGCCGCGGCTGCCGGCGTGGCGGCGGTCGCTAGCTCGTACCTCTTCGCGGGGTGGACGCCGTCGTTCGTCGTCAGACCGGTCGACCAGGCCGTTGTCAACCTGACGCCGGGACCGGTGGTGACGCTCGCGATCGAGACCCTCGGTGAGGCGGGACACCTGATCCACATCGCGCTGGCGTTCGCGGCGGTGGTGGGGCTGTTCGGAGCAGTCGCGTTCGCCGGACTTCTGCTCGCCACGCGCACGGACCGGCGAGCGGCTGGCATCGCCGTCGCCGGCGGCGGTTCGTGGCTGCTCGCCGCCGGGCTGACTGGACCCTCGGCTGGAGCGGTGGCCGCGGCGCTCTCCGCGGCAGCCGTCGTCGGGGCGGGCTGGTTGCCTCCGTCCGCGGCACCGTCCGGAGGCGACACCGGCACTGTGAGGGACGCGCCGGCCGTCGTCGACGCGGTGCGCCGCCGGACCCTTGCGGTCGTCGCCGGGGCGCTCGGGTTCGTCGCCGCGACCGCGGTGGGCCGTCAGGCGCTCGCGTCGGGGGACGACCCCCTCGCCGACGCCCCGCGGTCGGAGGGCGCGGGCGCGCGGCTCCAGGAACTCGACTCGGCCTCGCTGGCGTTCGAGAGCGACGGTCACCAGAGGATGGTGACGCCGATCGGCGAGTTCTACAACGTCGACATCGCGGAGTTCGACCCGGAGGTCACCGCCGACGAGTGGTCGGTGACGTTCACCGGCGAGACCGGGAGCGAGCGGACAGTCGACCTCGACGAGCTGATCGACCGCCCCGTCGAGAACCGCGCTGTGACGCTGCGGTGCGTGGGCGAGGACCTGAACGGCCGCCGCATCGGGAACGCCGTCTGGACGGGGACGCCGATCCGGCCGCTGCTCGAATCCGTGGACCCGCAGGGCGACTGTAACTGCGCCATGCTGCGCGGCGAGGACGGGTACTACGTCCAGTTCCCGGTCGACGTCCTCGCGGAGGGGTTCCTCGCGTGGGGAATGAACGGGCGGGAGCTTCCGACCAGCCACGGCCACCCGGTCCGGGTGCTGATCCCGGGCCATTGGGGCGAGACGAACCTGAAGTGGCTCACGGAGATCGAACTCCTGAACGTCGAGGACGACGGCTACTGGGAGGAGCGCGGCTGGGAGGGCACCGGCGAGGTGACCACCGTCGCCAAGCTCTGGGACGAGGGGATCACGGAGCTCGACGACGGCCGGATCGAACTGGCCGGCCACGCATACGCCGGGAGTCCCGGCGTCGAGCACGTCGAGGTCTCGACCGACGGGGGCAACTCCTGGACCGACGCCGACCTCTCCGATCCCCTGCCCGACGCGGACGTCTGGCGGCAGTGGCGCCACGTCTTCGAGCCCGGCGGGGAACACGAGGTCGTTGTCCGCGCGGTCGACGGCGAGGGGACGCGCCAGACGCGGGAGGCGTCCGGCCCCGTGCCGAGCGGCGCGTCGGGGTGGGTTCGACGGACGGTCGGCTGA
- a CDS encoding HalX domain-containing protein, translated as MSDPSILVVEDEPDIAALYAGFLEERYDVDVAETAAEAIDRVDAAVDVVLLDRRLPDGSGDDVLEHIREQGYDCRVAMVTAVEPDFDIIDMGFDLYLTKPVSRSNLLGAIDTLLTRNEYDDLIQEAAALASKRAVLSSQKPAAQREGNEAYAELVERLEDLDADIDELGESLSTDDYRAMFRDLGEA; from the coding sequence GTGAGCGACCCGTCGATACTCGTCGTGGAGGACGAGCCCGACATCGCGGCGCTGTACGCCGGCTTCTTAGAGGAGCGGTACGACGTCGACGTCGCCGAGACCGCCGCCGAGGCGATCGACCGGGTCGACGCCGCCGTCGACGTGGTGCTCCTCGACCGCCGGCTCCCGGACGGGAGCGGCGACGACGTCTTGGAACACATTCGGGAGCAGGGGTACGACTGTCGGGTGGCGATGGTCACCGCGGTCGAGCCCGACTTCGACATCATCGACATGGGGTTCGACCTGTACCTCACCAAGCCGGTGAGCCGCTCGAATCTGCTCGGGGCCATCGACACGCTCCTGACGCGCAACGAGTACGACGACCTCATCCAGGAAGCCGCCGCGCTCGCCAGCAAGCGCGCGGTGCTCAGCTCGCAGAAGCCGGCCGCGCAGCGCGAGGGGAACGAGGCGTACGCCGAACTCGTCGAGCGGCTGGAGGACTTAGACGCCGACATCGACGAGCTCGGCGAGTCGCTGTCGACCGACGACTACCGAGCGATGTTCCGCGACCTAGGCGAGGCCTGA
- a CDS encoding ATPase domain-containing protein codes for MSELVSTGVEGLDSILTGGITERSTVLVSGNPGTGKSIFGIQYLHHGVSEHDERGVYVSFEEDEADIRGAAESVGFEGFDEMVDDGDIVILDKREMLRETDFSTAVDRLLDTVEDGEFDRLVLDSLSMFQLFFDAEQEKRTYLLKFSDILKANGLTSLLINEQGAVFPDTEVGLENFLTDGNIYFIQTPTDSGVNRYVWVAKMRKQDIDTDIFPMEIGQGGITVHERAGGFSMMGRSDDQPSF; via the coding sequence ATGTCAGAACTCGTCTCCACCGGGGTCGAGGGGCTCGACTCCATTCTCACCGGCGGTATCACCGAGCGGTCGACGGTCCTCGTCTCCGGGAACCCGGGCACCGGCAAGAGCATCTTCGGCATCCAGTACCTCCATCACGGCGTCTCCGAACACGACGAGCGCGGCGTGTACGTCTCCTTCGAGGAGGACGAGGCCGACATCCGCGGCGCGGCCGAGTCCGTCGGCTTCGAGGGGTTCGACGAGATGGTCGACGACGGCGACATCGTCATCTTAGACAAACGCGAGATGCTCCGAGAGACCGACTTCTCGACCGCGGTCGACCGCCTGCTCGACACCGTCGAGGACGGCGAGTTCGACCGCCTCGTCCTCGACTCGCTGTCGATGTTCCAGCTGTTCTTCGACGCCGAACAGGAGAAGCGCACGTACCTGCTGAAGTTCTCGGACATCCTCAAGGCGAACGGGCTCACCTCGCTGCTCATCAACGAGCAGGGCGCCGTCTTCCCCGACACCGAGGTCGGCTTGGAGAACTTCCTCACGGACGGGAACATCTACTTCATCCAGACGCCGACCGACTCCGGCGTCAACCGCTACGTCTGGGTGGCGAAGATGCGGAAACAGGACATCGATACCGACATCTTCCCGATGGAGATCGGGCAGGGGGGAATCACGGTCCACGAGCGCGCGGGCGGGTTCTCGATGATGGGCCGGTCCGACGACCAGCCGTCGTTCTGA
- a CDS encoding helix-turn-helix domain-containing protein, with product MVGDDLITVLGNKYNTDILTATGEAKSAQDLSDQLDVPIATCYRRINELEEADLLELHDRPLSDEHRRVKVYRRKVDGVEVDFRDGLTVEVEERSAVKNRLDDVWRDLSSRE from the coding sequence ATGGTGGGGGACGATCTGATCACCGTACTCGGTAACAAATACAACACAGACATCCTGACGGCGACGGGCGAGGCGAAGTCGGCGCAGGACCTCAGCGACCAGTTGGACGTCCCGATCGCGACGTGTTACCGACGGATCAACGAGCTGGAGGAGGCGGACCTCCTCGAGCTACACGACCGCCCGCTCTCGGACGAGCACCGGCGCGTGAAGGTGTACCGCCGGAAGGTGGACGGGGTCGAGGTCGACTTCCGCGACGGGCTCACCGTCGAGGTCGAGGAGCGGTCGGCGGTGAAGAACCGCCTCGACGACGTCTGGCGCGACCTCTCGTCGCGGGAGTGA
- a CDS encoding SHOCT domain-containing protein produces MTTADAREGRSTVARLSDLAARAGVGAGVTVLVSVLPVVGLLAPAVGAGVASWTDESEAPRGPRIGAATGALVALLSLPVTFFAVWVAAAVSPAATVGVLALTLFGAAYVVGSGALGGYLADRIAAERDASNERADREVPQTPLQRLKHRYVEGELSDAEFERRLDRLLAADRQGDRAESRSRPESTDSLAREPERER; encoded by the coding sequence ATGACGACCGCCGACGCTCGCGAAGGTCGTTCGACGGTCGCTCGCCTCTCCGACCTCGCCGCGCGCGCTGGCGTCGGCGCCGGGGTCACGGTACTCGTGAGCGTCCTGCCGGTCGTCGGCCTGCTCGCGCCCGCGGTCGGCGCCGGCGTGGCGAGTTGGACCGACGAGTCGGAGGCGCCCCGCGGCCCGCGGATCGGCGCTGCGACGGGCGCGCTGGTCGCGCTGCTCTCGCTGCCGGTGACCTTCTTCGCGGTCTGGGTCGCCGCCGCGGTGTCGCCCGCGGCGACCGTCGGGGTCCTCGCGCTCACGCTGTTCGGCGCGGCGTACGTCGTCGGCAGCGGCGCGCTCGGCGGGTACCTCGCTGACCGGATCGCCGCGGAGCGCGACGCGTCGAACGAACGCGCCGATCGCGAGGTGCCCCAGACACCGCTCCAGCGACTCAAACACCGCTACGTTGAGGGAGAACTCTCCGACGCGGAGTTCGAGCGCCGCCTCGATCGACTCCTTGCGGCCGACCGTCAGGGGGACCGCGCCGAATCGCGGTCTCGGCCAGAATCTACCGACTCGCTGGCGCGCGAACCCGAACGCGAGCGCTGA
- a CDS encoding archaellin/type IV pilin N-terminal domain-containing protein yields the protein MFEAITDEEQRGQVGIGTLIVFIAMVLVAAIAAGVLINTAGFLQTQAEATGEESTQQVSDRLQVVSQSGTFDDSVGDNGQIVELDFVLAQSPGASNIDLSETSVELIGESGQETFTLSTDSDGTGIDMFKGDNNVVFTDTSDRAQVTLGLDDTSSDVDNNAGDSAYVLEEGDSMTITFTTASGATTTTEIRVPSTVVSDSVRL from the coding sequence ATGTTCGAAGCAATCACGGACGAGGAACAACGCGGTCAAGTGGGGATCGGGACGCTCATCGTGTTCATCGCGATGGTGCTGGTGGCGGCGATCGCCGCCGGCGTCCTGATCAACACGGCCGGGTTCCTCCAGACGCAAGCGGAAGCAACGGGCGAAGAGAGTACACAGCAGGTCAGCGACCGGCTCCAAGTCGTGAGCCAGTCCGGGACGTTCGACGATAGTGTAGGTGATAACGGTCAGATCGTTGAACTGGACTTCGTGCTCGCTCAGTCGCCGGGTGCGTCCAATATCGACTTGAGTGAAACCTCGGTCGAACTCATCGGGGAAAGTGGACAGGAAACGTTCACGCTCAGTACAGACTCTGATGGAACTGGTATTGACATGTTCAAAGGAGACAACAATGTCGTCTTCACCGATACTAGTGATCGAGCGCAGGTAACGCTCGGGCTTGACGACACTAGTTCAGATGTCGATAACAACGCCGGTGACAGCGCCTACGTTCTCGAGGAAGGCGACTCGATGACGATAACGTTCACCACCGCGAGCGGTGCGACGACAACCACCGAGATCCGCGTGCCAAGCACCGTCGTTAGCGACTCAGTGAGGCTGTAA
- a CDS encoding zinc ribbon domain-containing protein, whose protein sequence is MPSCPRCEASIDDEARYCAQCGAPQTEDAAQELDEYVQRQAEQVAGSGGGGSDGGGPDGFADMADLSDREQLWRRGCYVVGYGTVVVALTLVPAVGAFPLILAGIAILPPIRRLTAEPLGNSLKREVMVGLYAVFALIGVALLFLL, encoded by the coding sequence ATGCCATCGTGTCCCCGCTGTGAGGCGTCGATAGACGACGAGGCCCGATACTGCGCGCAGTGCGGCGCCCCGCAGACGGAGGACGCGGCCCAGGAGTTAGACGAGTACGTCCAGCGACAGGCGGAACAGGTCGCGGGCAGTGGAGGCGGCGGCAGCGACGGGGGCGGGCCCGACGGGTTCGCGGACATGGCCGACCTCAGCGACCGCGAGCAGCTCTGGCGGCGCGGCTGTTACGTCGTCGGGTACGGAACGGTCGTCGTCGCGCTCACCCTCGTCCCGGCGGTCGGCGCCTTCCCGCTGATCCTCGCCGGGATCGCGATCCTCCCGCCGATCCGGCGGCTCACCGCCGAGCCGCTCGGGAACTCGCTGAAACGTGAAGTGATGGTGGGGCTGTACGCGGTATTCGCGCTGATCGGCGTCGCGCTGCTGTTCCTGTTATAA
- a CDS encoding BGTF surface domain-containing protein: MSRTLSRSPTNAHSPSAAQSTETATAPGRSDRRRRARRLARRVAWLLCAALVASLLVAGAPSVGAVPADGAPASDAPGIDRGATSAAIDADALGGAPAQANASFSREIYETTAGAPVEFTVLVEEETYLLVGGNRLSDSGASVGFTDVIRLDPGGESRMDVTLNTRVAGTGAEYVSASGDGEATSCSVSSCPGLSFNDENGDNFGGLSDLSTATGAGGLSRPLATERYRLAAVENATFTVTGDGVVSPAASAARSNVLVVESERYLGEEVDLFTTMPAESDESIESLGALRSDGLERSAVTKGDRLVIGFEAAGIWGALSHVANDGGGPVTAGGNASGEVLRDLLAEEEGIDLRIEHTNPGRNREPTRIDPSVLEDATVLFESPEEIEAASADPSAGRFYLVIDTSDDNAIGERLDPGEEYRVTFELAGERGERYRFADDPDGPFDAASVEDDSTPEQFPYFATDEAGVSVETTFSIQERYIEYDHHTDDGELFADGGEITGTTTLLPATELNAEFTYDGGDRPQLSESTVSIDDDGNFSADLGLSGAPPGDRVLFELRDDSGLRDSRTVIITADAADPHHLRLTNTTTNFTVTREESLSSLSTTIRNVGAVEDRRKLSLDVADGEIVEERYVTVGPDAPRNETFDGVDADLEPGTYPYTLAIDGDRINGTVIVEDDPAVTRIDSDGNGTSEASEPDGNGSVSDSNPGGEESTTDNGSDSAENSTSSATSDGPNNGTEPAETNATDGTESVDDAGSGNGSENNPPSQTPPTDEPTTFLPFGIGTRETLVGTVVVGAIHILGHWV, translated from the coding sequence ATGTCACGGACACTCTCGCGATCCCCGACGAACGCCCACTCGCCCTCCGCCGCGCAGTCGACCGAGACGGCGACCGCTCCCGGCCGGTCCGACCGACGCCGACGAGCTCGCCGACTCGCGCGCCGTGTCGCGTGGCTCCTCTGTGCCGCGCTCGTCGCGTCGCTGCTCGTTGCCGGCGCTCCCTCGGTCGGGGCCGTCCCGGCGGACGGCGCCCCCGCGAGCGACGCGCCGGGAATCGATCGCGGCGCGACTTCGGCGGCGATCGACGCGGACGCCCTCGGGGGTGCGCCGGCGCAGGCGAACGCCTCCTTCAGCCGGGAGATATACGAGACGACCGCCGGCGCCCCCGTCGAGTTCACCGTCCTCGTCGAGGAAGAAACGTACCTCCTCGTCGGTGGGAACCGCCTGAGCGACTCCGGCGCGTCGGTGGGATTCACCGACGTGATCAGACTGGACCCCGGTGGTGAGAGCCGGATGGACGTGACGCTCAACACCCGCGTCGCCGGCACGGGAGCGGAGTACGTCTCCGCGTCGGGCGATGGGGAGGCGACCAGCTGTTCGGTCAGCTCCTGCCCGGGTCTTAGTTTCAACGACGAGAACGGCGACAACTTCGGCGGCCTCTCGGACCTCTCTACCGCGACCGGTGCCGGGGGGCTGTCCCGACCGCTCGCCACGGAGCGGTACCGGCTCGCAGCCGTCGAGAACGCCACCTTCACGGTCACCGGCGACGGCGTCGTTTCCCCGGCAGCCTCTGCGGCGCGGTCGAACGTCCTCGTGGTCGAGTCGGAGCGGTACCTCGGTGAGGAGGTCGACCTGTTCACCACAATGCCAGCTGAGTCGGACGAGTCGATCGAGTCCCTCGGCGCGCTCCGGAGCGACGGCCTCGAACGGTCGGCCGTCACGAAGGGCGACCGCCTCGTGATCGGCTTCGAGGCGGCCGGGATCTGGGGAGCGCTGTCGCACGTCGCGAACGACGGCGGCGGACCCGTTACCGCGGGCGGGAACGCGAGCGGCGAGGTTCTGCGGGACCTCCTCGCAGAGGAAGAGGGAATCGACCTCCGGATCGAACACACTAACCCCGGTCGAAACCGCGAGCCGACCCGGATCGACCCGTCGGTGCTCGAAGACGCCACGGTGCTGTTCGAGTCGCCCGAGGAGATCGAGGCCGCGTCGGCCGACCCGAGCGCCGGCCGGTTCTACCTCGTGATCGACACGAGCGACGACAACGCGATCGGCGAGCGGCTCGACCCCGGCGAGGAGTACCGCGTCACGTTTGAACTGGCCGGCGAACGGGGCGAGCGGTACCGGTTCGCGGACGACCCCGATGGGCCGTTCGACGCCGCCTCGGTCGAGGACGACTCGACACCGGAGCAGTTCCCGTACTTCGCTACAGACGAGGCCGGCGTCTCGGTCGAGACGACGTTCTCGATCCAAGAGCGGTATATCGAGTACGATCACCACACCGATGACGGCGAACTATTCGCCGACGGCGGCGAGATCACCGGGACCACGACCCTGCTGCCGGCGACCGAACTGAACGCCGAGTTCACGTACGACGGGGGCGATAGACCGCAGCTGTCCGAATCGACGGTCTCAATCGACGACGACGGCAACTTCAGCGCCGACCTCGGTCTCTCCGGCGCACCGCCCGGGGACCGTGTCCTGTTCGAGCTCCGCGACGACTCCGGGCTGCGCGACAGCCGGACGGTCATCATCACCGCCGACGCCGCGGACCCGCACCACCTGCGCCTGACGAACACGACGACGAACTTCACGGTGACCCGCGAGGAGTCGTTGTCTTCCCTGTCGACGACGATCCGAAACGTCGGCGCGGTGGAGGATCGCCGAAAGCTGTCACTCGACGTCGCCGACGGCGAGATCGTCGAGGAGCGCTATGTGACGGTGGGGCCGGACGCGCCGCGCAACGAGACCTTCGACGGCGTCGACGCCGACCTCGAACCGGGGACGTATCCGTACACGCTCGCGATCGACGGGGACCGGATCAACGGGACCGTGATAGTCGAGGACGATCCGGCGGTGACGCGCATCGACTCGGACGGGAACGGCACGTCGGAAGCGAGCGAGCCCGACGGGAACGGTTCAGTCTCCGATTCGAACCCCGGAGGGGAAGAGTCGACGACCGACAACGGCTCCGATTCCGCGGAGAACTCCACGAGTTCCGCGACGAGCGACGGCCCGAACAACGGAACCGAACCGGCCGAAACGAACGCGACCGACGGGACGGAATCGGTTGACGACGCCGGGTCCGGAAACGGCTCCGAGAACAACCCGCCCTCGCAGACCCCACCCACCGACGAGCCGACGACCTTCCTCCCGTTCGGGATCGGCACCCGAGAGACGCTCGTCGGTACGGTTGTCGTCGGCGCGATCCACATCCTCGGACACTGGGTGTAA
- the cheY gene encoding chemotaxis protein CheY has product MATRVLIADDSEFMRNLLREILEGEFEIVGEAENGVEAVNMYEEHGPDLVMMDIVMPIRDGIEATTEILEDNPDATVIMCTSVGQEEKMKAAIKAGAEGYITKPFQKPNVLDAIGSAV; this is encoded by the coding sequence ATGGCTACGCGGGTACTCATCGCCGACGACTCGGAGTTCATGCGGAACCTCCTCCGGGAGATCCTCGAAGGCGAGTTCGAGATCGTCGGCGAGGCGGAGAACGGCGTGGAGGCGGTCAACATGTACGAGGAGCACGGGCCGGACCTCGTGATGATGGACATCGTGATGCCGATCCGCGACGGGATCGAGGCGACGACGGAGATCCTCGAAGACAACCCGGACGCGACGGTGATCATGTGTACCAGCGTCGGGCAGGAGGAGAAAATGAAGGCGGCGATCAAGGCGGGCGCGGAGGGGTACATCACGAAGCCGTTCCAGAAGCCGAACGTACTCGACGCGATCGGCTCGGCGGTATAA
- a CDS encoding chemotaxis protein CheC, which yields MRVDVRALGACNRLAEQGAKQAAGALSDLTGTDLAVEVTGASVASGEDLAEAFAGRESIGVSVGLRGGLDGEAVLAFDAVNADALLSLLPGGASMERSAVTEVGNIALGGFLDGWANYLGKGIDMSPPRYFEADGAAVLPDGALAGDGVFLFESRLDATTTDLDFSIYMLPDSGPFRDLIVGKTAPAAAAGGEADGGTTSTAVPYESLSTFSSLAKKGSANAADNIAMMTGLETSVDVSRLRFVPLADVPAEVGTQPHAGTVFELQGQPSGYLAILFEESSAAAVADAMLPMDPDEPLGDMAENALCELGNVMTSGFIDGWANVLGTTITHSPPEFVHDIGASTISPLVAKLSERQDYGFVIDTAIRTEGIQARCDVYALPDERELARALDRLSES from the coding sequence ATGCGGGTCGACGTCCGCGCGCTCGGCGCCTGTAACCGCCTCGCGGAGCAGGGGGCGAAACAGGCCGCCGGCGCGCTCTCGGATCTCACCGGGACCGACCTCGCGGTGGAGGTGACGGGCGCGAGCGTCGCCAGCGGCGAGGACCTCGCGGAGGCGTTCGCGGGCCGGGAGTCGATCGGCGTCAGCGTCGGGCTCCGCGGGGGTCTGGACGGCGAGGCGGTCCTCGCGTTCGACGCCGTCAACGCCGACGCCCTGCTCTCGCTGCTCCCCGGCGGGGCGTCGATGGAGCGGAGCGCGGTGACGGAGGTCGGCAACATCGCGCTCGGCGGCTTCCTCGACGGGTGGGCGAACTACCTCGGGAAGGGGATCGACATGTCGCCGCCGCGGTACTTCGAGGCGGACGGCGCGGCGGTACTGCCGGACGGGGCGCTCGCGGGCGACGGCGTGTTCCTCTTCGAGAGCCGCCTGGACGCGACGACGACGGACCTCGACTTCTCCATCTACATGCTGCCCGACTCGGGCCCGTTCCGCGACCTCATCGTCGGGAAGACGGCGCCCGCGGCGGCGGCCGGCGGCGAGGCCGACGGCGGCACGACTAGCACGGCGGTGCCCTACGAGTCGCTGTCGACGTTCTCGTCGCTGGCGAAGAAGGGGTCGGCCAACGCCGCCGACAACATCGCGATGATGACCGGGTTAGAGACGAGCGTCGACGTGAGTCGGCTCCGGTTCGTCCCGCTCGCGGACGTGCCCGCGGAGGTCGGTACCCAACCGCACGCGGGTACGGTGTTCGAGCTTCAGGGGCAGCCGAGCGGCTACCTCGCGATCCTGTTCGAGGAGTCCTCGGCGGCGGCCGTCGCGGACGCGATGCTCCCGATGGACCCCGACGAGCCGCTGGGCGACATGGCCGAGAACGCGCTCTGCGAGCTGGGTAACGTGATGACGAGCGGGTTCATCGACGGGTGGGCGAACGTGCTCGGCACGACGATCACCCACTCGCCGCCGGAGTTCGTCCACGACATCGGTGCGTCGACGATCAGCCCGCTCGTCGCGAAGCTGAGCGAGCGGCAGGACTACGGGTTCGTGATCGACACCGCGATCCGGACGGAGGGGATCCAAGCGCGCTGCGACGTGTACGCGCTCCCCGACGAGCGCGAACTAGCTCGGGCACTCGACCGCCTTTCCGAGTCGTGA